A region of Pan troglodytes isolate AG18354 chromosome 23, NHGRI_mPanTro3-v2.0_pri, whole genome shotgun sequence DNA encodes the following proteins:
- the LOC112206746 gene encoding mucin-20 has translation MGNLCGCIQGDSKKPSKKHVKREPSSTTKVTSGSTFNENTRRYAVHTNQCRRPHGSRVKKKRYPQEDDFHHTVFSNLERLDKLQPTLEASEESLVHKDRGDGERPVNARVVQVAPLRRESTPHEDTVHDIANEDAVYDIATEDAIYDIANEDAIQGIANEDAAQGIANEEAVHDIANEDAAQSIDNEDVVHYIANEDATQGIVNEDAVHNIEDVVHNIANEDATHGVANEVAAQGVANEDAAHAVANEDAAHGVANEVVIHGVANEDVAYGVANEDAAQGIANEDAAQGIAKEDAAQGIAHEDAAQGIANEVAVHGIANEVAVHGVVKEVAAQGIANEDAAQGVATEDAAQGVANQVAVHGVANGDAVHGVANGDPIQGVANGDPVQGVAKEDAVQGVAKEVAAHGVANEDAAHGVANEVAVQGVANEDAAHGVTNEVAAQGVANEDAVHGAANEVAVQGVVYEDALHGVANEDAADSVANEVAAQGVANDDAAHGVAKEDAAHGVANEDAAQGVATEDVADLIANEDAVHGIAKEDAAHAIAKPDAARGITNEDATASLTRSPPTASLRRMPPTASLRTQPTPSLSRTPSTASLTRTPSTASLTRSPPRASLTRSPSTASLTRTPSRASLKRSPPTASLTRTPPTASLTRSKSRVSHTRTPSRASRTRTPPMASLMRTPPTASLRRTPPRVSLMRSKSRASHTRTPSTASLTRTPSTASLTRSPPRASLTTMPPTASLRKMPPRASLPRTPPTRSLSRTLPTASLTRTPPRASLTRTPPRASLTRSPSTASLSRTPSRALLKRSLPTVSLTRTPPMASLPRTPTTASLRRTPPTASLTRMPPTRSLSRTPPAASLTRSLPRASLSRTPPTASLTRTPRHR, from the exons AGAATACAAGAAGATATGCTGTGCACACCAACCAGTGTAGGAGACCTCATGGCTCCCGGGTAAAGAAGAAGAGGTACCCACAAGAAG ATGACTTCCATCATACAGTCTTCAGCAACCTTGAAAGACTGGACAAGCTTCAGCCCACTCTTGAAG CCTCTGAGGAGTCTCTAGTTCACAAGGAcagaggagatggagagaggcCAGTCAACGCGAGG GTGGTGCAGGTGGCCCCTCTGAGGCGTGAATCTA CTCCCCATGAGGACACCGTACACGACATCGCTAATGAGGACGCTGTATATGACATCGCTACTGAGGACGCCATATATGACATCGCTAACGAGGACGCCATCCAGGGCATCGCAAACGAGGACGCCGCCCAGGGCATCGCTAACGAGGAAGCCGTCCACGACATCGCTAACGAGGACGCCGCCCAGAGCATCGATAACGAGGACGTGGTCCACTACATCGCTAACGAGGACGCCACCCAGGGCATCGTTAACGAGGACGCTGTCCACAATATCGAGGACGTTGTCCACAATATCGCTAACGAGGACGCCACCCATGGCGTCGCTAACGAGGTCGCCGCCCAGGGCGTCGCTAACGAGGACGCCGCCCACGCCGTCGCTAACGAGGACGCCGCCCACGGCGTCGCTAACGAGGTCGTCATCCACGGCGTCGCTAACGAGGACGTCGCCTATGGCGTCGCTAACGAGGATGCCGCCCAGGGCATCGCAAACGAGGATGCCGCCCAGGGCATCGCTAAGGAGGACGCCGCCCAGGGCATCGCACACGAGGACGCCGCCCAGGGCATCGCTAACGAGGTCGCCGTCCACGGCATCGCTAACGAGGTCGCCGTCCACGGCGTCGTTAAAGAGGTCGCCGCCCAGGGCATCGCGAACGAGGACGCCGCCCAGGGCGTCGCTACCGAGGACGCCGCCCAGGGCGTCGCTAACCAGGTCGCCGTCCACGGCGTCGCTAACGGGGACGCCGTCCACGGCGTCGCTAACGGGGACCCCATCCAGGGCGTCGCTAACGGGGACCCCGTCCAGGGCGTCGCTAAGGAGGACGCCGTCCAGGGCGTCGCTAAAGAGGTCGCCGCCCACGGCGTCGCTAACGAGGATGCCGCCCACGGCGTCGCTAACGAGGTCGCCGTCCAGGGCGTCGCTAACGAGGACGCCGCCCATGGCGTCACTAACGAGGTCGCCGCCCAGGGCGTCGCTAACGAGGACGCCGTCCACGGGGCCGCTAACGAGGTCGCCGTACAGGGCGTCGTTTACGAGGACGCCCTCCACGGCGTCGCTAATGAGGACGCCGCCGACAGCGTCGCTAACGAGGTCGCCGCCCAGGGCGTCGCTAACGACGATGCCGCCCACGGCGTCGCTAAGGAGGACGCCGCCCACGGCGTCGCTAACGAGGACGCCGCCCAGGGCGTCGCTACCGAGGATGTCGCCGACCTCATCGCTAACGAGGACGCCGTCCACGGCATCGCTAAGGAGGACGCCGCCCACGCGATCGCTAAGCCGGACGCCGCCCGCGGCATCACTAACGAGGACGCCACGGCATCGCTAACGAGGTCGCCGCCCACGGCGTCGCTAAGGAGGATGCCGCCCACAGCGTCGCTGAGGACGCAGCCCACACCGTCGCTAAGCAGGACGCCGTCCACGGCGTCGCTAACGAGGACGCCGTCCACGGCGTCGCTAACGAGGTCGCCGCCCAGGGCGTCGCTAACGAGGTCGCCGTCCACGGCGTCGCTAACGAGGACGCCGTCCAGGGCGTCGCTAAAGAGGTCGCCGCCCACGGCGTCGCTAACGAGGACGCCGCCCACGGCGTCGCTAACGAGGTCGAAGTCTAGGGTATCACACACAAGGACGCCGTCCAGGGCATCGCGAACGAGGACGCCGCCTATGGCATCACTAATGAGGACGCCGCCGACGGCATCGCTAAGGAGGACGCCGCCCAGAGTATCGCTGATGAGGTCGAAGTCCAGGGCATCGCACACGAGGACGCCATCCACGGCGTCGCTAACGAGGACGCCGTCGACGGCGTCGCTAACGAGGTCGCCGCCCAGGGCGTCGCTAACGACGATGCCGCCCACGGCGTCGCTACGGAAGATGCCGCCCAGGGCGTCGCTACCGAGGACGCCGCCCACGCGATCGCTAAGCAGGACGCTGCCCACGGCATCGCTAACGAGGACGCCGCCCAGGGCATCGCTAACGAGGACGCCGCCCAGGGCATCGCTAACGAGGTCGCCGTCCACGGCGTCGCTATCGAGGACGCCGTCCAGGGCGTTGCTAAAGAGGTCGCTGCCCACGGTGTCGCTAACGAGGACGCCGCCCATGGCGTCACTACCGAGGACGCCGACGACGGCGTCGCTAAGGAGGACGCCGCCCACGGCGTCGCTAACGAGGATGCCGCCCACGCGATCGCTAAGCCGGACGCCGCCCGCGGCATCACTAACGAGGTCGCTGCCCAGGGCATCGCTAAGCAGGACGCCGCCCACGGCATCGCTAACGAGGACGCCACGGCATCGCTAA
- the LOC134809687 gene encoding putative uncharacterized protein ENSP00000383309, with product MASLTRTPPRASLRRTPPTASLRRMPPTASLRRMQPTPSLSRTPSTASLTRSPPRASLTRSPPTASLTRMPPTASLTRMPSRASLTRTPSTASLTRMPPRRSLSRMPPTASLTRSPPRASLTRSPSTASLSRTPSRASLTRPPPRASLPRTSPTASLRMLPMASLTRRPPRPSLSRTPPTASLTMSPPRASLTRSPPRASLTRMPSTASLTRSPSTASLTRTPSRASLTRTPPTASLTRSPSRASLTRTPSRASLTRTPYTASLTRTPYTTSLMRMPYMTSLMTPYKAR from the coding sequence ATGGCGTCGCTAACAAGGACGCCACCCAGGGCGTCGCTAAGGAGGACGCCGCCCACGGCGTCGCTAAGGAGGATGCCGCCCACGGCGTCGCTAAGGAGGATGCAGCCCACACCGTCGCTAAGCAGGACGCCGTCCACGGCGTCGCTAACGAGGTCGCCGCCCAGGGCGTCGCTAACGAGGTCGCCGCCCACGGCGTCGCTAACGAGGATGCCGCCCACGGCGTCGCTAACGAGGATGCCATCCAGGGCGTCGTTAACGAGGACGCCCTCCACGGCGTCGCTCACGAGGATGCCGCCCAGGCGATCGCTAAGCCGGATGCCGCCCACGGCATCGCTAACGAGGTCGCCGCCCAGGGCATCGCTAACGAGGTCGCCGTCCACGGCATCGCTATCGAGGACGCCGTCCAGGGCGTCGCTAACGAGGCCGCCGCCCAGGGCATCGCTACCGAGGACGTCGCCAACCGCATCGCTGAGGATGCTGCCCATGGCATCACTAACGAGGAGGCCGCCCAGGCCATCGCTAAGCAGGACGCCGCCCACGGCATCACTAACGATGAGTCCGCCCAGGGCGTCGCTAACGAGGTCGCCGCCCAGGGCGTCGCTAACGAGGATGCCGTCCACGGCGTCGCTAACGAGGTCGCCGTCCACGGCGTCGCTAACGAGGACCCCGTCCAGGGCGTCGCTAACGAGGACGCCGCCCACGGCGTCGCTAACGAGGTCGCCGTCCAGGGCGTCGCTAACGAGGACGCCGTCCAGGGCGTCGCTAACGAGGACGCCGTACACAGCATCGCTAACAAGGACTCCGTATACGACATCGCTAATGAGGATGCCGTATATGACATCGCTAATGACACCGTACAAGGCACGCTAA